The proteins below come from a single Zhouia spongiae genomic window:
- a CDS encoding WD40/YVTN/BNR-like repeat-containing protein has translation MKRILYFLLILSSITLTAQEFSMELIKNMKPRNIGPGGMSGRVTAIDVVHNTPDIMYVGTASGGLWKSTSGGIKWEPVFDNEVTASIGSVAIQQSNPSVIWVGTGEGNPRNSLNGGYGIYKSLDGGKTWTSMGLEKTRHIHRIIIDPTNPDVVYAGAIGSPWGKHEERGVYKTADGGKTWKRILYTNKKSGVADMVMDPGNPNKLIAAMWEHKRDPWFFKSGGEGSGLYMTHDGGENWKKLTDENGLPKGELGRIGIAIAKNKPDIVYALVESEKNALYKSEDGGVKWSKINEKQDIGNRPFYYSEIYVDPENENRVFSIFTYVNVSEDGGKNFSQLMPAYGSEYGIHPDHHAWWIHPEDGNFMIDGNDGGMAITRDGGKTWRFIGNLPVAQFYHISVDNEFPYNVYGGMQDNGSWRGPAYVWKTQGIRNSYWQEIAFGDGFDVVPDKDNSRYGYAMSQQGYVQRYDWITGDSYSVRPTHPDPDMKLRFNWNSAIAQDPFHSSSVYFGSQFVHKSTDKGLTWEIISPDLTTNNPNKQKQSESGGLTMDATGAENHCTILVIEPSPVEKGTLWTGSDDGKVHITRDGGNTWTDISKGLKGLPEGSWIAQIKASNKNKGEALLIANDYRRFNYTPYAYRTKNYGKTWERIVDEKDVESFTLSIIEDIKEPGLLFLGTDDGLYISFDAGHKWTKWTKGYPTVPTADLAIHPREHDLIIGTFGRAAWVLDDIRPLREIAQNINILQEEIVLFDPPTAYQAAYQQPTGSRFGGHAMYSGDNRQAGAMITYYLNKKEEKNKKEAPEEDKTNEGNRKTTKDTVKLKIYDGDRLIRTLKYKTPKENGIHRIFWNMDEKGADSPGRIIHTAQTERSGVSVKPGTYTIKIIYGDLCKETSVTVESDPRLNISLAGINEKYTAYKTLESYQQTTADAVKQLVESKHTASDYQKDLEKLDKKKYIEEIKASKEISKKIDSVINIYLGKIDKRQGITRSTDPTVSSRISSARYYVASRPEGITATEKRLMAQAKEALEAALKTTNTFFHKEWAAYREKMKAAEFSRFKKTETFNINP, from the coding sequence ATGAAAAGAATTCTATACTTTCTTTTAATCCTTTCATCTATAACACTTACGGCCCAGGAATTTTCTATGGAGCTGATAAAAAACATGAAGCCCAGGAACATAGGCCCGGGAGGGATGAGTGGCCGGGTTACAGCTATTGATGTTGTTCATAACACCCCGGATATCATGTACGTCGGTACGGCCTCGGGAGGATTATGGAAATCTACTTCAGGCGGCATCAAATGGGAACCAGTCTTTGATAATGAAGTTACTGCTTCTATCGGTTCTGTTGCCATTCAACAGTCAAACCCTTCCGTTATCTGGGTTGGAACGGGCGAAGGGAATCCAAGAAACAGTTTAAACGGAGGATATGGAATTTACAAATCCCTGGATGGTGGCAAAACATGGACATCAATGGGACTTGAAAAAACAAGACATATACACAGGATCATAATCGACCCGACCAACCCCGATGTCGTTTATGCCGGAGCCATTGGTTCTCCGTGGGGGAAACACGAAGAAAGAGGCGTTTATAAAACAGCAGACGGAGGAAAAACATGGAAGAGAATACTGTACACCAATAAAAAATCGGGGGTTGCTGATATGGTAATGGATCCCGGTAATCCTAATAAACTCATTGCAGCCATGTGGGAACATAAACGCGATCCCTGGTTCTTTAAATCCGGGGGTGAAGGAAGCGGCCTGTATATGACCCATGACGGTGGTGAAAACTGGAAAAAGTTAACCGATGAAAACGGCTTGCCAAAAGGCGAACTCGGAAGGATCGGTATTGCCATTGCTAAAAACAAGCCCGATATAGTTTATGCATTGGTAGAATCTGAAAAAAATGCCTTGTATAAAAGTGAAGACGGGGGGGTTAAATGGTCGAAGATTAATGAAAAACAAGATATAGGCAATCGACCGTTTTATTATTCAGAAATATATGTAGATCCTGAAAATGAAAATCGGGTATTTTCGATCTTTACCTATGTAAATGTTTCCGAAGATGGAGGCAAAAACTTTTCCCAGTTAATGCCTGCTTATGGTTCCGAATATGGCATCCACCCGGACCATCATGCCTGGTGGATCCATCCTGAAGATGGCAATTTCATGATCGACGGGAACGACGGGGGAATGGCGATTACCCGGGACGGCGGTAAAACATGGCGGTTTATCGGAAACCTTCCCGTTGCTCAATTCTATCATATTTCTGTCGATAATGAATTCCCGTACAATGTGTATGGGGGAATGCAGGATAATGGTTCGTGGAGAGGGCCTGCTTATGTATGGAAAACCCAGGGAATCAGGAATTCTTATTGGCAGGAAATCGCTTTTGGAGACGGATTTGACGTTGTTCCTGACAAAGACAATTCCCGATATGGCTATGCCATGAGCCAACAGGGATATGTACAGCGCTACGATTGGATAACAGGCGACAGCTATTCAGTAAGGCCAACGCACCCCGATCCTGACATGAAGCTACGTTTCAACTGGAACTCCGCCATAGCACAGGACCCGTTTCATAGTTCTTCCGTTTATTTTGGAAGCCAGTTTGTACATAAAAGCACCGATAAGGGGCTAACATGGGAAATTATTTCTCCGGATCTTACTACAAACAACCCGAACAAACAAAAACAGAGTGAAAGCGGTGGACTCACAATGGATGCCACCGGGGCTGAAAACCATTGTACGATTTTGGTTATCGAGCCTTCGCCTGTTGAAAAAGGTACGCTATGGACAGGCTCGGATGATGGGAAAGTACACATCACACGTGATGGCGGTAATACATGGACAGATATTTCCAAAGGACTGAAAGGCTTGCCTGAAGGAAGCTGGATTGCACAAATTAAAGCCTCTAATAAAAATAAAGGAGAAGCCTTGCTGATTGCAAACGACTATAGAAGGTTTAACTATACCCCGTATGCATACCGCACTAAAAATTATGGTAAAACCTGGGAGCGTATTGTTGACGAAAAAGACGTTGAAAGTTTCACATTAAGTATTATTGAAGATATAAAGGAACCTGGATTACTTTTCTTAGGAACCGATGATGGACTATATATTTCTTTTGATGCCGGACACAAGTGGACGAAATGGACAAAAGGGTATCCTACCGTTCCTACTGCCGATCTGGCTATTCACCCCCGGGAACACGACCTTATCATTGGAACTTTCGGCCGTGCCGCTTGGGTACTGGATGATATCAGACCATTACGGGAAATCGCTCAAAATATAAACATACTTCAAGAGGAGATCGTACTATTCGACCCGCCGACAGCTTATCAGGCCGCATATCAACAACCCACAGGAAGCCGTTTCGGCGGGCATGCCATGTACAGCGGAGACAACAGGCAGGCTGGAGCCATGATCACATACTACCTTAACAAAAAAGAAGAAAAGAATAAAAAAGAGGCTCCAGAAGAAGATAAAACCAACGAAGGAAACAGAAAAACAACTAAAGATACCGTCAAACTTAAAATTTACGATGGAGATCGACTTATCAGGACATTAAAATATAAAACGCCAAAAGAAAATGGAATACATCGCATATTCTGGAACATGGATGAAAAGGGAGCTGACTCTCCAGGCAGAATCATCCATACAGCTCAAACAGAAAGGAGTGGTGTTTCTGTAAAACCGGGTACGTATACGATAAAAATAATCTATGGCGATCTTTGTAAGGAAACCTCGGTTACAGTAGAAAGTGATCCGCGATTGAATATTTCGCTGGCTGGAATTAATGAAAAATACACTGCATACAAAACACTAGAGTCTTATCAGCAAACAACTGCCGATGCTGTAAAACAATTAGTGGAAAGCAAGCATACTGCATCCGATTATCAAAAAGACCTTGAAAAACTGGACAAGAAAAAATACATCGAAGAAATTAAAGCCTCGAAAGAAATTTCGAAAAAGATCGATTCAGTAATAAACATCTATTTGGGGAAAATAGATAAGAGACAGGGAATAACCCGTAGTACCGATCCTACTGTCAGCAGCAGGATTTCAAGTGCCCGATATTATGTTGCCAGCAGACCCGAAGGTATTACTGCAACAGAAAAAAGACTGATGGCCCAGGCAAAAGAAGCTTTAGAGGCAGCGCTGAAAACTACCAACACTTTCTTTCATAAAGAATGGGCTGCTTACCGGGAAAAAATGAAAGCTGCGGAATTTTCCAGGTTTAAAAAAACCGAAACATTTAATATTAATCCATAA
- a CDS encoding PepSY-associated TM helix domain-containing protein — translation MQKVAQRSRFYRKIHKWIAVPLMLFMFVMGVTGLLLAWKEPLNFKPASAKVEKSATSYRSLGEIEAIAKNFIKDSLHLSSTLNRIDFRPTKGIAKIRFEDHFTELQIDCYTGKVISVEQRTADIIEMIHDGSIVDFFVGTNNDESKLIYSTLTSIGLIILSVSGFYLWFLPKKIKKIKSKGH, via the coding sequence TTGCAAAAAGTAGCTCAAAGATCACGATTCTACAGAAAGATCCATAAATGGATCGCTGTGCCCTTAATGTTGTTCATGTTTGTAATGGGTGTTACCGGTTTGCTGCTTGCCTGGAAAGAACCTCTTAATTTTAAACCAGCCTCTGCCAAAGTTGAAAAATCGGCCACTTCGTATAGATCGCTGGGAGAAATTGAAGCTATTGCTAAAAATTTTATTAAAGACTCCCTGCACCTCTCATCAACCCTCAACCGTATTGATTTCAGACCAACAAAAGGGATTGCCAAAATCCGGTTTGAAGATCATTTCACAGAATTGCAGATCGATTGCTATACAGGAAAAGTTATTTCTGTCGAACAAAGAACCGCCGATATCATAGAAATGATCCACGATGGTTCCATCGTCGACTTTTTCGTAGGCACGAACAATGATGAATCTAAATTGATATACTCAACATTAACCTCCATAGGACTTATCATTTTATCTGTCAGCGGTTTTTATTTATGGTTCTTACCAAAGAAGATTAAAAAGATCAAATCAAAAGGGCATTAA
- a CDS encoding YdeI/OmpD-associated family protein: MNKPIHYFKNRSAWRAWLLENHSISEGVYLIFYTVGSDFESMRWEEAVQEALCFGWIDSTVKKIGTEKRKQYFCPRKEKSVWSKLNKTYIEQLIKADLMHEAGLSKIKIAKQNGSWKALDDVENLVVPPDLQSEFDKNVIAFNNYSSFSKTYKKSYLYWLNQAKREITRQKRIQEIIILCEQNIKSRNNR; encoded by the coding sequence ATGAATAAGCCCATACATTATTTTAAAAACAGGTCGGCATGGCGTGCCTGGCTACTTGAAAATCATTCTATATCAGAAGGAGTATATCTGATCTTTTATACAGTCGGCAGTGATTTTGAAAGTATGAGATGGGAAGAGGCTGTACAGGAAGCCCTTTGTTTTGGATGGATCGACAGCACCGTAAAAAAAATTGGTACTGAAAAAAGAAAACAATATTTCTGTCCAAGGAAAGAGAAAAGTGTCTGGAGCAAACTTAATAAAACCTATATCGAGCAACTTATCAAAGCAGATTTAATGCATGAGGCCGGGTTATCCAAAATTAAAATTGCCAAACAAAACGGAAGTTGGAAAGCTTTAGATGATGTTGAGAATCTGGTAGTCCCCCCTGATCTGCAAAGTGAATTTGATAAAAACGTCATTGCCTTCAATAACTATTCTTCATTTAGCAAGACCTACAAAAAGAGTTACCTGTATTGGTTAAATCAAGCCAAAAGAGAAATCACAAGGCAAAAACGCATTCAGGAAATAATTATACTATGTGAGCAAAATATTAAATCGAGAAATAACCGTTAA
- the moaA gene encoding GTP 3',8-cyclase MoaA, with amino-acid sequence MAKDNNILTDKFNREHTYLRISLTERCNLRCTYCMPADGVVLSPKSHIMNFEEIYDIARLFVKHGVSKIRITGGEPLVRKDADIILKKLASLQVELAITTNAVNVERHIDTLKACNIRKINVSLDSLNPEKFNTVTRRNYFEKVYNNILLLIKEGFDVKMNTVLIKDFNDDEITDFINLTRLHDICVRFIEFMPFDGNKWDISKMVSYKNIMDRVYTTFKADEVIRLKDAPNDTSKNYAIEGYKGSFAIISSVTNPFCDSCNRLRLTANGKMKNCLFSSTETDLLTPLREGKSIESTIQKHVLAKYKMRGGMETLEKLKNPKLHTKNRNMTTIGG; translated from the coding sequence ATGGCGAAAGACAACAACATATTAACGGACAAATTTAACAGAGAACACACTTATTTGCGTATCTCACTAACTGAACGTTGCAACTTACGATGCACATATTGCATGCCGGCAGACGGGGTTGTGCTATCTCCTAAATCCCATATCATGAACTTCGAGGAAATTTATGATATTGCCAGGCTCTTCGTTAAGCATGGTGTTTCTAAAATAAGGATTACCGGTGGTGAACCGTTGGTAAGAAAAGATGCTGATATTATCCTTAAAAAACTAGCTTCACTTCAAGTTGAATTGGCCATAACTACGAACGCTGTAAATGTTGAAAGGCACATTGACACTTTGAAAGCGTGCAATATTCGAAAAATAAATGTAAGCCTCGATTCTCTGAATCCAGAAAAATTCAACACTGTTACCAGAAGAAATTATTTTGAAAAAGTCTATAATAATATCCTTTTGCTCATTAAAGAAGGTTTTGATGTAAAAATGAATACAGTACTTATAAAAGACTTCAACGATGATGAAATTACAGACTTTATCAACCTGACCAGACTTCACGATATCTGCGTCCGCTTTATTGAATTCATGCCCTTTGATGGGAATAAATGGGATATATCTAAAATGGTCTCTTACAAAAACATCATGGATCGGGTTTATACTACTTTTAAGGCTGACGAAGTGATTCGGTTAAAGGATGCACCCAATGATACATCCAAAAATTACGCCATAGAAGGTTACAAAGGTTCTTTCGCTATTATCAGTTCAGTAACAAATCCATTTTGCGATTCATGTAACAGGCTACGGTTGACTGCAAACGGTAAAATGAAAAATTGTTTATTCTCATCTACCGAGACTGATTTGTTGACACCGCTCAGGGAAGGGAAATCTATAGAGTCTACTATTCAAAAACATGTACTCGCTAAATACAAAATGAGAGGCGGTATGGAGACCCTCGAAAAACTGAAAAATCCGAAGTTACATACTAAAAACCGCAATATGACTACCATAGGAGGGTAA
- the moaCB gene encoding bifunctional molybdenum cofactor biosynthesis protein MoaC/MoaB, with product MVDITYKINTLRVATAQAIVKVSKQETIDAIQNSTVPKGDVFSMSKAAGLLGVKKTPELLPDCHPMPIEFTGIDYEISGLEITVLCTVKTIYKTGVEVEAMHGASIVALNMYDMLKPLDKDIEIHQVKLLGKKGGKSDYTDRFRKDIKAAVVVCSDTIFKGDKEDKAGKAIISRLEACNVGIQDYTVIPDEQDLIREKLRNYQSQGADLIIFTGGTGLSIRDVTPEALSSMLDRRIPGIEEAIRSYGQNRMPYAMLSRSVAGTYKDSLVLALPGSTNGAKESMDAIFPFVLHLFRIFKGARHD from the coding sequence ATGGTCGATATTACATATAAAATAAACACCTTAAGAGTTGCTACTGCACAGGCAATCGTGAAAGTAAGCAAACAAGAAACGATCGATGCCATTCAAAACAGCACTGTTCCCAAAGGCGATGTTTTTTCTATGAGCAAGGCTGCAGGACTGCTGGGTGTAAAAAAAACCCCGGAACTTTTACCCGACTGCCACCCTATGCCGATTGAATTTACGGGCATCGATTATGAGATTAGCGGATTAGAAATTACCGTCCTGTGCACCGTTAAAACTATTTATAAAACAGGCGTAGAAGTTGAAGCTATGCACGGAGCAAGTATCGTTGCTTTAAATATGTATGATATGTTGAAGCCCCTTGATAAAGATATTGAAATACATCAGGTAAAACTACTTGGCAAAAAAGGCGGAAAATCAGATTATACCGATCGTTTTAGAAAAGATATCAAAGCTGCCGTAGTCGTTTGCTCAGATACTATTTTCAAAGGAGATAAAGAAGATAAAGCAGGAAAGGCCATCATCTCAAGGCTGGAAGCTTGTAATGTCGGTATACAAGACTATACTGTAATCCCTGACGAACAAGATCTTATTCGTGAAAAGTTAAGAAATTATCAATCGCAAGGTGCTGATCTCATTATTTTTACAGGAGGGACAGGCTTATCCATACGCGACGTAACACCTGAAGCATTATCTTCCATGCTGGATAGGCGCATACCAGGTATTGAAGAAGCCATAAGAAGCTATGGACAGAACAGAATGCCATATGCCATGCTATCCAGAAGTGTGGCCGGAACTTATAAAGACAGTCTGGTTTTAGCGCTTCCGGGATCTACAAACGGAGCAAAAGAGTCTATGGATGCCATATTCCCGTTTGTATTACATCTGTTCAGAATTTTTAAAGGTGCCAGACACGACTGA
- a CDS encoding molybdenum cofactor biosynthesis protein MoaE has translation MKTHKPKNVFTEGAVSADFIANSIARHQTKTSIGAHDIFLGQVRADESDGKTVTAIDYTAHVEMANEKFYEIREAAFEKFDLTCMHIHHSLGKVNAGEICLFVFVSSPRRKEVFKAIEYLVEEIKAKVPIFGKEIFEDETHQWKVNN, from the coding sequence ATGAAAACGCATAAGCCTAAAAACGTATTTACAGAAGGGGCCGTAAGTGCCGATTTTATAGCCAATTCCATTGCCAGGCACCAGACTAAAACCAGTATTGGAGCCCATGATATTTTTCTGGGTCAGGTTCGTGCTGATGAATCAGACGGTAAAACGGTCACAGCTATCGATTACACGGCACATGTAGAAATGGCTAATGAAAAATTTTACGAGATACGTGAAGCTGCCTTCGAAAAATTCGACTTAACATGTATGCATATTCATCATAGTCTAGGAAAGGTAAATGCCGGGGAAATCTGTTTGTTTGTTTTTGTTTCATCTCCCCGAAGAAAAGAAGTCTTTAAAGCCATCGAATACCTTGTAGAAGAGATCAAAGCCAAAGTTCCAATTTTTGGGAAAGAGATTTTTGAAGACGAAACACACCAATGGAAAGTTAATAATTAA
- the moeB gene encoding HesA/MoeB/ThiF family protein, whose translation MTNRYNRHIILSEIGTEGQKKINQAKVLVIGAGGLGCPILQYLAAAGVGTLGIIDFDIVDETNLQRQILYGKSTLGMNKTRAAKKRLADLNDQIIINTYPETLTFQNALPLFAQYDIIVDGSDNFETRYLVNDACILSRKPLVYGAIFKFEGQVAVFNYNNGPSYRCLFPTRPPEGSVPNCSEIGVLGVLPGIIGTLQANETLKLILGIGEPLNGKLLCYNALNNQTITLNVNRIEEQIDKVLQERSVFEQKELSVFCETNTLISIKDIPAINDVRFIDVRESHEEPKLKTHNVIEIPLTKLSGEVDKLPDSGTKIFFCQSGIRSKKALEIAQKNTISSCFSLKEGAHELLQHLKSIHHENA comes from the coding sequence ATGACTAATAGATACAACAGACATATTATTCTTTCTGAAATTGGTACTGAGGGCCAAAAAAAGATAAATCAGGCCAAAGTCCTTGTTATTGGGGCCGGCGGACTTGGTTGTCCTATTTTACAATATTTGGCAGCAGCCGGCGTAGGTACGCTTGGAATCATAGATTTTGATATCGTAGATGAAACTAATTTACAACGTCAGATTCTATATGGCAAAAGCACTCTTGGAATGAATAAAACACGAGCCGCCAAAAAGCGGTTGGCAGACCTCAACGATCAGATTATAATCAATACCTATCCGGAAACTTTAACGTTTCAAAATGCGCTGCCTCTCTTTGCCCAATATGATATTATTGTTGATGGCAGTGATAATTTTGAGACCCGGTATTTGGTAAACGACGCCTGTATTCTCTCCAGGAAACCTTTAGTTTACGGCGCCATATTCAAGTTTGAAGGGCAGGTAGCCGTCTTTAACTATAATAACGGGCCCAGCTACAGATGCCTGTTCCCTACCCGACCACCTGAAGGAAGTGTTCCTAACTGTTCTGAAATCGGAGTACTGGGAGTATTACCCGGCATTATAGGCACACTGCAAGCCAATGAAACCCTGAAGCTTATTCTTGGTATCGGAGAGCCTCTAAACGGAAAACTATTGTGTTACAATGCTCTCAACAATCAAACCATTACATTGAATGTAAACCGTATCGAGGAACAAATTGATAAAGTTTTACAGGAGAGATCCGTTTTTGAACAAAAGGAATTATCTGTTTTTTGCGAAACAAACACACTCATTTCCATAAAAGATATTCCGGCTATAAATGATGTCCGGTTTATCGATGTCAGAGAGTCACATGAAGAACCAAAATTAAAAACTCACAACGTTATAGAAATTCCGTTGACTAAACTTTCAGGGGAAGTTGATAAATTACCGGACTCCGGAACCAAAATTTTCTTTTGTCAATCAGGAATCAGAAGTAAAAAGGCCCTTGAAATAGCTCAAAAAAATACGATAAGTTCATGCTTTTCTTTAAAAGAAGGAGCTCATGAACTGTTACAACATTTAAAAAGTATTCATCATGAAAACGCATAA
- a CDS encoding NTP transferase domain-containing protein, which yields MIHKNNITGIILAGGNSTRMGTDKGLLNYNNKSFINVIADAIQPLVNNVMLISSRQVHDTSGIKRYDDIFPDAGPLAAIYTGLYHSETVFNLVVSCDVPLISPTVLKKLIGHADGSDVVQFKIASDTMPLVALYKKSCMPIIYELLQNNEKRVWMALNRLNVKTVELEKKYWKLLSNVNTKKEFIKIQSMIKVRYFGMLAEVTQCSEELIVFSGTTVHELSSILLIKYPKLNEMHYQFAQNNDIVDESSPVITGEIALLPPFAGG from the coding sequence ATGATCCATAAAAATAACATAACAGGAATTATACTTGCGGGTGGCAACAGTACCCGAATGGGTACAGATAAAGGACTCTTAAACTATAACAACAAATCCTTTATCAATGTCATTGCCGATGCTATACAGCCTCTTGTAAATAATGTTATGCTTATAAGCAGTCGCCAGGTACATGACACATCAGGGATCAAACGATATGACGACATTTTTCCGGATGCAGGACCATTAGCAGCCATCTATACCGGATTATATCATTCAGAAACTGTATTTAATTTGGTTGTAAGCTGTGATGTTCCGCTTATATCACCAACTGTGTTAAAAAAACTGATCGGTCATGCAGACGGATCAGATGTGGTACAGTTTAAAATAGCCTCTGATACCATGCCTCTGGTAGCTTTATACAAGAAATCCTGTATGCCGATTATTTATGAATTGTTACAAAACAATGAAAAAAGGGTATGGATGGCGCTCAATCGATTAAACGTTAAAACAGTTGAATTAGAAAAAAAATACTGGAAATTGTTATCCAATGTGAACACAAAAAAAGAATTTATAAAAATCCAGTCCATGATCAAAGTACGTTATTTTGGAATGTTAGCAGAAGTTACTCAATGCAGCGAAGAACTTATAGTGTTTTCCGGCACAACAGTTCATGAACTTTCATCTATACTTTTGATTAAATATCCTAAACTTAATGAAATGCATTATCAGTTTGCTCAAAATAATGATATTGTAGATGAATCATCTCCTGTAATTACCGGTGAAATTGCTTTATTACCGCCTTTTGCCGGCGGATAA
- a CDS encoding sulfite exporter TauE/SafE family protein: protein MIDNLIMIWPFLLALPIVSFLYATVGHGGASGYLALMALFSFAPEVMKPTALLLNLFVAGIAFYHYYKEGYFNKKLFLLFSLASVPMAFIGGTIELDASIYKKILGVLLIFAILKMLNVFGKESDIIKDVKVWQGLLVGGAIGFFSGLIGIGGGIILSPVILLLHWGKMKEAAAVSALFIWVNSAAGLIGQISTGVTLDYQSFALVGIAIIGGFLGGFLGSKKFSNNNLRYLLAFVLVLASIKLFLV from the coding sequence ATGATCGATAATCTTATTATGATATGGCCTTTTTTACTGGCATTACCCATAGTATCGTTTTTATACGCTACTGTTGGTCATGGCGGTGCCAGTGGCTATTTGGCACTAATGGCCCTGTTTTCTTTTGCGCCTGAAGTAATGAAACCTACAGCGCTCCTGTTAAACTTGTTTGTAGCCGGAATTGCTTTTTATCATTACTATAAAGAAGGTTATTTTAATAAAAAACTTTTTCTGTTATTTTCTTTGGCCTCCGTTCCTATGGCTTTTATTGGAGGTACAATTGAATTAGATGCCTCGATCTACAAAAAAATCCTGGGAGTATTATTAATCTTTGCCATTTTAAAAATGCTTAATGTATTTGGTAAAGAAAGTGATATTATTAAAGACGTGAAAGTCTGGCAGGGACTCTTGGTTGGTGGTGCTATCGGTTTTTTTTCCGGACTTATAGGTATTGGTGGTGGTATCATCCTCAGTCCGGTAATACTATTGCTTCATTGGGGGAAAATGAAAGAAGCAGCCGCTGTTTCAGCTCTTTTTATCTGGGTAAATTCAGCAGCGGGACTGATCGGCCAAATCAGTACAGGTGTTACCCTGGACTATCAATCTTTTGCTTTAGTAGGCATAGCGATAATTGGCGGTTTTCTGGGCGGTTTTCTGGGTAGTAAAAAATTCAGCAATAATAATCTAAGATACTTGCTTGCTTTTGTACTGGTGTTAGCTTCCATTAAATTATTTTTAGTGTAA
- a CDS encoding winged helix-turn-helix domain-containing protein — protein sequence MMNYKIKSRIWIEADDHVLLGHGRVKLLKSIEEYGSLSKAAKSLNMSYKKAWDLIDAINKSSEKPVVETAIGGKNGGGTNITKYGKKLIEAFEEINKKCWDFLDQQTSRIESL from the coding sequence ATGATGAATTACAAAATAAAAAGCAGAATATGGATTGAGGCCGATGATCATGTATTATTAGGGCATGGCAGGGTTAAACTATTAAAGTCTATTGAAGAATACGGTTCTCTTTCTAAAGCCGCAAAATCACTCAATATGTCATATAAAAAGGCCTGGGATCTGATTGACGCCATAAACAAATCATCAGAAAAGCCTGTTGTCGAAACTGCTATTGGAGGAAAAAATGGCGGAGGTACGAACATTACTAAATATGGAAAGAAGCTAATAGAAGCGTTTGAAGAAATCAATAAAAAGTGCTGGGATTTTTTAGATCAGCAAACCAGTCGGATTGAAAGTTTATGA